A single genomic interval of Aureliella helgolandensis harbors:
- a CDS encoding FAD-dependent oxidoreductase, whose protein sequence is MQNPTSTPLRIVIIGGVAGGASAATRARRCNANAEITILEKGPAVSFANCGLPYHLGGEIEDREKLIVATPELFWDRFRIRVRTGHEVTKIDREAATVTGKNSTQEEFKVPYDRLILATGSEPIRPEFCNIQADNVFQLWTLDDMDRILAYMKKRPCKKATVIGGGFIGLEVVEQLQHRQISIALIEKLPQVLGPLDWEMAKLIELELEKQKVQLHLGATVESLLTSNQRVTAVKLTNGSSVTSDLVIVGAGVRPRTALAESAGLSLGEQGGVRINEFCQTDDPNIYAVGDMVEYHHGTLDRNLRVPLAGPANRAGRVAGTHAATGHAQPLGSVQGTAIVRVFGLAAGATGINERMCGQFDIDCRTATIQAPHHANYFPGARSLTIKLIYRATDGKVLGAQAVGAEGVDKRIDVIATLLNFHGTVYDLAQLDLAYAPPFGSAKDPIHMAAFAAQNDLEKAPALLPFNADLAGLQVVDVRNNAELAKLPLDGAIHIPVDELAERWQELDPTLPTVTVCHSGKRAHVAACWLNGKGFQQPVLNLNGGMSIRKLSTTLP, encoded by the coding sequence ATGCAGAACCCAACTTCTACTCCGCTTCGAATTGTCATTATCGGAGGCGTTGCAGGAGGTGCATCGGCAGCGACGCGCGCCCGGCGTTGCAACGCCAATGCCGAAATCACAATCCTTGAGAAAGGTCCTGCCGTTTCGTTTGCAAACTGTGGGCTCCCCTACCACCTGGGCGGGGAGATCGAAGATCGAGAAAAGCTGATCGTCGCCACTCCAGAATTGTTCTGGGATCGCTTCCGCATCCGTGTCCGCACCGGGCATGAAGTCACCAAGATCGATCGCGAAGCAGCGACCGTTACCGGCAAGAACTCCACTCAGGAAGAATTTAAAGTCCCCTATGACCGCTTGATCCTGGCTACCGGTTCGGAACCCATTCGACCGGAATTCTGCAATATCCAGGCCGACAATGTCTTCCAGTTATGGACGCTGGATGACATGGACCGCATCCTGGCCTACATGAAGAAACGTCCTTGCAAAAAGGCGACTGTAATCGGCGGCGGTTTCATTGGCCTCGAAGTTGTGGAACAACTCCAACACCGGCAAATCTCGATAGCACTCATCGAAAAATTGCCGCAAGTGCTGGGGCCGCTCGACTGGGAAATGGCGAAACTGATCGAACTGGAACTGGAAAAGCAGAAAGTCCAACTTCATCTGGGAGCCACCGTTGAAAGCCTCCTAACCAGCAATCAACGAGTGACGGCCGTCAAATTAACCAACGGAAGCTCGGTCACCTCGGATTTAGTCATCGTCGGAGCGGGCGTGCGACCTCGCACGGCATTGGCAGAATCGGCCGGCCTTTCGTTAGGCGAACAGGGGGGCGTGCGCATCAACGAATTTTGCCAAACTGACGACCCCAATATCTATGCCGTTGGTGATATGGTGGAATACCACCACGGAACCTTGGACCGCAATCTACGAGTCCCACTAGCGGGCCCTGCCAACCGGGCCGGGCGAGTCGCCGGGACTCACGCCGCCACCGGCCATGCTCAGCCGCTGGGAAGTGTGCAAGGAACCGCCATCGTCCGCGTCTTTGGCCTAGCCGCCGGTGCCACGGGAATCAACGAACGCATGTGCGGGCAATTCGACATCGACTGCCGCACTGCCACCATTCAAGCGCCACACCACGCTAACTATTTCCCCGGCGCTCGAAGCCTCACCATTAAGCTGATCTATCGAGCTACCGATGGGAAAGTCCTGGGGGCTCAAGCCGTCGGCGCCGAGGGAGTCGACAAACGAATCGACGTGATCGCGACACTTCTCAACTTCCATGGAACCGTTTACGATTTGGCACAACTCGATTTGGCCTACGCACCTCCCTTTGGTTCCGCCAAAGATCCCATTCACATGGCTGCCTTTGCCGCCCAAAATGATCTTGAGAAAGCCCCTGCGCTGCTCCCCTTCAATGCTGACTTAGCCGGGTTGCAAGTCGTTGACGTGCGGAACAACGCCGAACTGGCTAAGCTTCCCTTGGACGGTGCAATTCATATCCCCGTCGATGAATTGGCGGAGCGGTGGCAGGAACTTGACCCCACACTTCCCACGGTTACCGTCTGCCATTCCGGTAAGCGAGCGCATGTGGCCGCTTGCTGGCTCAATGGGAAAGGGTTCCAACAGCCTGTGCTGAATCTCAACGGGGGCATGTCCATCCGCAAGCTCTCGACAACCTTGCCCTAA
- a CDS encoding FmdB family zinc ribbon protein: protein MPIYEFYCRDCHTMYSFFARRVDTQTIPQCPKGSAKHKLQRQMSRFAISSGRSEGPEGPPDSEMDLDDEKIEQAMMQMAGEMEGADEDDPRAMARMMRRLMDTTGMNMGEGMEEAIRRMEAGEDPDQVEADLSDVLDGEAPFSTGESKLHGLKRRMTEAPNVDPEMYDM, encoded by the coding sequence ATGCCCATTTACGAATTTTACTGCCGCGATTGCCACACCATGTACAGTTTTTTTGCGCGTCGCGTCGATACGCAAACCATCCCCCAATGCCCCAAGGGATCGGCGAAGCATAAGCTCCAGCGGCAGATGTCGCGATTCGCAATCTCTTCTGGACGCAGCGAAGGACCGGAGGGGCCGCCCGATTCCGAGATGGACCTGGACGACGAGAAGATCGAGCAAGCAATGATGCAGATGGCTGGCGAAATGGAGGGCGCCGATGAAGACGATCCGCGCGCCATGGCTCGCATGATGCGCAGGCTAATGGATACAACCGGAATGAACATGGGCGAAGGGATGGAGGAAGCGATTCGTCGCATGGAGGCAGGCGAGGATCCCGATCAGGTGGAGGCAGATCTCAGCGATGTGCTCGACGGTGAAGCCCCTTTTTCGACCGGTGAAAGCAAGCTCCACGGACTGAAGCGACGCA